The following are encoded together in the Salvia hispanica cultivar TCC Black 2014 chromosome 6, UniMelb_Shisp_WGS_1.0, whole genome shotgun sequence genome:
- the LOC125191671 gene encoding mediator of RNA polymerase II transcription subunit 15a-like isoform X1, translating into MDSNSWRSAQGQVPMPGQVIGGEAVPAAGMEGGDWRSQLQQDSRQRIVNKIMETLKRHLPFSGQEGLQELKKIAIRFEEKIYTAATSQSDYLRKISLKMLTMENKSQNPMANSLQSNAASNSKNPQDPASQSMQSQMQNQVQQLPIPMVSNQSRQQILSQNIQNNIPSTGVPNSAGLTPSMPSVGGMSQGTMPNVSVQNPNMQNMSSVTPNAVGNSMGQGVPANMYASSQRQIMGRQQQVVSQDGQQQSQNSQQYLYNQQLQQQILKQKYGQGGLQQSMVQSQLQQQQNLLQPNQLQSSQPAVMQSSLRQTSASSTLQNQQTSLQQSSQSMLQQQPQPVLRQQQQQQPQQPPVMHQQQSSMSQHPMLSSQQQQQQQQQQQQQPSTQQPSPANMQQNQMIAQQNNMIDTQHQQRIMTQQNNISNMQQHQSINQQNNLPNMHQQQSSGQQNNLPNMHQQQSGGQANLSGFQQQQMGGIQHVNSSLQSNQQPVHILQQSKLAAQQQMQQNMANMLPNQAQPSQSQPMQQQLMSQIQSQPGQLQQQMGLQQPSNTLPRDMQQRIQSSGPMLQQQATIDQQKQLLQSSRVMPEVPLTSLDSSSQTGNANGGEWQEEIYQKIKSMHELYYPELNDMYQRMAAKLQQHDSHPQQPKNDQLDKLRFLKVMLERLIMFLRTNKNDIQANLKEKVAGVEKQILNLITSNRPRKPGSSLQGQVTQPHMHALQQPQQQQPQMSQMHSNESQMNSQMQPMNIQGSMMPTQQNNMTSLQHNTLSSGYGVSNSRQNMLDGLPPSSNIDPGQGNVLNQMQQQGSMNSLQQNPVGVSQQMASSISSQNGLTSLQSNVSSLQSNSNTLQPQQIKQEQQMFSSQHLKQFQQRQMQQQYMPRQQLLQQQQQQQQQQQQQQQISQQQLGQFPGQQMTQLNQMNDTNDMKTRHQMGAKPGVLQQHNSSGHRTSYHHQQMKPGTPFSMSSQNALQATSPQIGHHSSPQIDQQSIPTLHNKAVTPLQSANSPFVAPSPSTSMAPSPMPGDSEKMNSGISSISNAGNGMLHPTTVVSMPNQSLAIGTPGISASPLLAEFPSPDVTHGVAPTIVSRNSNVVEQPVERLIKVAKSISPKALSASVSDISSVVSMVDRIAGSAPGNGSRAAVGEDLVAMTKCRLQARNFFTQDGPSGAKKMRRYTSAMPCNVVSSSGSVNNDNLRHLNGNESDGESTGASNVKRPRTEANHALEEELRDINQRLIDTVVYISEDDVDPTAVAAASEGGEGTIVKCSFSAVALSPNLKSQYASAQISPIQPLRLLVPNTYPNCSPILLDKFPAEVSKEYEDLSIKAKSRFSISLRSLSQPMSLEHIARTWDNCARAVISEFAQKSGGGTFSSKYGTWDDCRSAA; encoded by the exons ATGGACAGCAACAGTTGGCGGTCAGCGCAAGGGCAGGTTCCGATGCCCGGTCAGGTCATCGGCGGCGAAGCAGTGCCCGCCGCCGGTATGGAAGGCGGCGATTGGAGGAGTCAGCTGCAGCAGGATTCCAGACAGAGGATTGTAAACAAGAT AATGGAGACTTTGAAAAGACATCTTCCTTTCTCTGGACAAGAGGGACTGCAGGAACTCAAGAAAATAGCCATCAGATTTgaggaaaaaatatatactgcAGCAACTAGCCAG TCGgattatttaagaaaaatatcttTGAAGATGTTGACAATGGAGAACAAATCCCAGAATCCTATGGCGAATTCTCTTCAGTCTAATGCTGCAAGTAATAGCAAAAATCCTCAAGATCCTG CTTCTCAAAGCATGCAGTCCCAAATGCAAAATCAGGTCCAGCAACTACCAATTCCAATGGTTTCTAATCAATCCCGGCAACAGATTTTATCCCAAAATATCCAGAATAACATCCCATCAACTGGAGTGCCGAATTCTGCTGGTTTGACACCTTCAATGCCCTCTGTTGGCGGCATGTCCCAGGGTACCATGCCCAATGTTTCTGTTCAGAATCCTAACATGCAAAACATGTCTAGTGTAACTCCGAATGCAGTAGGGAATTCAATGGGGCAAGGTGTGCCTGCTAATATGTATGCAAGCTCCCAGAGACAGATTATGGGTAGACAGCAGCAGGTTGTTTCACAGGATGGCCAACAGCAGTCTCAGAATTCACAGCAATATCTTTACAATCAGCAGCTGcaacaacaaattttgaaGCAGAAATATGGGCAGGGAGGTTTGCAACAATCTATGGTGCAGTCTCAGTTGCAGCAGCAACAGAACCTATTGCAGCCAAATCAGCTGCAATCCTCTCAGCCAGCTGTTATGCAATCTTCTTTGAGGCAAACATCAGCGTCATCGACACTTCAAAATCAACAGACATCTCTTCAGCAATCAAGTCAATCTATGCTTCAACAGCAACCACAACCAGTCCTCAGacaacagcagcagcaacaacCACAACAACCTCCCGTCATGCATCAGCAGCAAAGTTCTATGTCACAGCACCCAATGCTCTCGAgtcagcagcagcagcagcagcaacagcAACAGCAACAGCAGCCTAGTACCCAACAGCCAAGTCCTGCAAACATGCAACAAAATCAGATGATTGCCCAACAGAATAACATGATTGACACACAGCATCAGCAAAGAATCATGACTCAGCAGAACAACATCTCCAACATGCAGCAGCATCAGTCTatcaatcaacaaaataaCCTTCCAAACATGCATCAACAGCAGTCAAGTGGTCAGCAGAATAACCTCCCAAATATGCATCAACAACAATCAGGTGGTCAGGCAAATCTTTCTGGTTTCCAACAGCAGCAAATGGGTGGAATCCAACATGTTAACTCCAGCTTGCAATCAAATCAGCAACCTGTCCATATTCTACAACAATCTAAGCTTGCAGCTCAGCAGCAAATGCAGCAGAACATGGCAAACATGCTGCCTAACCAAGCTCAACCATCCCAGTCGCAGCCAATGCAGCAGCAGTTGATGTCACAGATCCAGTCACAGCCAGGGCAGCTGCAACAGCAAATGGGTTTGCAGCAACCGTCAAATACATTACCGAGAGACATGCAACAGAGAATTCAATCATCTGGTCCCATGCTTCAACAGCAAGCTACAATTGATCAGCAGAAACAGTTGTTACAATCTTCGAGAGTCATGCCAGAGGTTCCATTGA CATCTTTAGATTCCTCCTCACAGACTGGGAATGCAAATGGAGGGGAATGGCAAGAGGAAATTTATCAAAAG ATTAAATCCATGCATGAGCTGTATTACCCTGAACTCAATGACATGTACCAGAGAATGGCAGCCAAGCTGCAGCAG CATGATTCTCATCCTCAACAGCCTAAGAACGATCAACTTGACAAACTTAGATTTCTTAAGGTTATGTTAGAACGGCTAATTATGTTTCTGAGGACAAATAAGAATGACATTCAGGCCAATCTGAAGGAGAAGGTTGCTGGAGTTGAAAAACAGATTTTGAATCTTATTACCTCAAATAGGCCCAGGAAGCCTGGTTCTTCATTGCAAGGGCAGGTCACCCAGCCTCACATGCATGCCTTGCAACAACCTCAGCAACAACAGCCCCAAATGTCTCAAATGCACTCGAATGAAAGTCAAATGAATTCTCAGATGCAACCAATGAATATACAGGGTTCTATGATGCCTACACAGCAGAATAATATGACCAGTTTGCAGCATAATACCTTATCCTCTGGCTATGGTGTTTCAAATTCTCGTCAGAATATGCTGGATGGGCTGCCGCCTAGTTCAAATATTGATCCTGGGCAGGGAAATGTACTTAACCAGATGCAGCAACAAGGTTCCATGAACTCTCTACAACAAAATCCAGTGGGTGTCTCTCAACAGATGGCTAGCTCTATATCTTCACAAAATGGGCTGACATCACTCCAGTCAAATGTCAGTTCCTTGCAATCAAATTCCAATACTCTTCAGCCACAGCAAATAAAACAGGAGCAGCAAATGTTCTCATCCCAGCATCTAAAGCAGTTCCAGCAAAGGCAGATGCAGCAACAATATATGCCAAGGCAGCAGTTACTCCAGCAGCAGCAACAGCAACAGCAACAGCAacagcaacaacaacaaatctCTCAGCAGCAATTGGGACAGTTTCCTGGACAGCAAATGACGCAACTTAATCAAATGAATGACACAAATGATATGAAGACGAGACACCAGATGGGTGCAAAACCAGGAGTTCTTCAACAGCATAACTCTTCTGGACATCGAACTTCATATCATCACCAACAAATGAAGCCTGGAACACCTTTCTCCATGTCGTCGCAGAATGCTCTTCAGGCAACATCCCCGCAGATTGGTCATCATTCTTCTCCACAAATCGACCAGCAAAGTATCCCGACTTTGCATAACAAGGCTGTAACTCCACTGCAATCTGCAAACTCACCATTTGTTGCCCCATCTCCTTCGACTTCCATGGCTCCATCCCCGATGCCAGGCGACTCAGAGAAAATGAATTCTGGTATATCATCAATCTCAAATGCTGGAAATGGCATGCTTCATCCAACCACTGTAGTGTCAATGCCAAACCAGTCCCTTGCTATTGGAACTCCTGGGATATCTGCCTCACCTTTACTTGCAGAATTCCCCAGTCCTGATGTCACTCATGGAGTTGCACCAACCATTGTTTCCAGAAACTCTAATGTTGTGGAACAACCAGTTGAACGGTTAATCAAAGTG GCGAAGTCTATCTCTCCCAAAGCTTTGAGTGCCTCTGTTAGTGACATTAGCTCTGTAGTTAGTATGGTGGACAGAATTGCAGGATCTGCTCCGGGTAATGGATCACGTGCTGCAGTAGGTGAAGATTTAGTTGCTATGACTAAATGCCGCTTGCAGGCCAGAAATTTCTTCACTCAAGATGGGCCGAGTGGTGCCAAGAAAATGAGACGTTATACTAGTGCAATGCCATGTAATGTTGTTTCATCTAGTGGGAGTGTTAATAATGATAACCTCAGACATTTAAATGGTAATGAATCTGATGGAGAATCTACTGGAGCATCGAATGTCAAAAGACCTAGAACTGAG GCTAACCATGCACTTGAAGAAGAGTTGCGGGATATAAATCAAAGGCTTATAGACACTGTTGTCTATATCAGTGAAGATGATGTTGATCCAACAGCAGTTGCTGCTGCTTCTGAGGGTGGAGAAGGAACTATCGTGAAGTGCTCTTTCAGTGCTGTTGCTCTTAGCCCTAATCTAAAGTCACAATATGCTTCTGCACAAATA TCTCCAATTCAACCTCTAAGGTTGCTGGTCCCAAACACTTATCCAAATTGCTCTCCTATACTTCTGGACAAGTTTCCAGCTGAAGTCAG TAAGGAATATGAAGATCTCTCCATAAAGGCCAAATCTAGATTTAGCATCTCCCTGCGAAGCCTTTCACAGCCAATGTCACTCGAGCACATAGCCAGAACTTGGGATAATTGTGCTCGTGCTGTTATTTCTGAGTTCGCCCAGAAAAGTGGTGGTGGAACCTTCAGCTCAAAATACGGAACATGGGATGACTGCCGGAGTGCAGCCTGA
- the LOC125191671 gene encoding mediator of RNA polymerase II transcription subunit 15a-like isoform X2, translated as MDSNSWRSAQGQVPMPGQVIGGEAVPAAGMEGGDWRSQLQQDSRQRIVNKIMETLKRHLPFSGQEGLQELKKIAIRFEEKIYTAATSQSDYLRKISLKMLTMENKSQNPMANSLQSNAASNSKNPQDPASQSMQSQMQNQVQQLPIPMVSNQSRQQILSQNIQNNIPSTGVPNSAGLTPSMPSVGGMSQGTMPNVSVQNPNMQNMSSVTPNAVGNSMGQGVPANMYASSQRQIMGRQQQVVSQDGQQQSQNSQQYLYNQQLQQQILKQKYGQGGLQQSMVQSQLQQQQNLLQPNQLQSSQPAVMQSSLRQTSASSTLQNQQTSLQQSSQSMLQQQPQPVLRQQQQQQPQQPPVMHQQQSSMSQHPMLSSQQQQQQQQQQQQQPSTQQPSPANMQQNQMIAQQNNMIDTQHQQRIMTQQNNISNMQQHQSINQQNNLPNMHQQQSSGQQNNLPNMHQQQSGGQANLSGFQQQQMGGIQHVNSSLQSNQQPVHILQQSKLAAQQQMQQNMANMLPNQAQPSQSQPMQQQLMSQIQSQPGQLQQQMGLQQPSNTLPRDMQQRIQSSGPMLQQQATIDQQKQLLQSSRVMPEVPLNSSSQTGNANGGEWQEEIYQKIKSMHELYYPELNDMYQRMAAKLQQHDSHPQQPKNDQLDKLRFLKVMLERLIMFLRTNKNDIQANLKEKVAGVEKQILNLITSNRPRKPGSSLQGQVTQPHMHALQQPQQQQPQMSQMHSNESQMNSQMQPMNIQGSMMPTQQNNMTSLQHNTLSSGYGVSNSRQNMLDGLPPSSNIDPGQGNVLNQMQQQGSMNSLQQNPVGVSQQMASSISSQNGLTSLQSNVSSLQSNSNTLQPQQIKQEQQMFSSQHLKQFQQRQMQQQYMPRQQLLQQQQQQQQQQQQQQQISQQQLGQFPGQQMTQLNQMNDTNDMKTRHQMGAKPGVLQQHNSSGHRTSYHHQQMKPGTPFSMSSQNALQATSPQIGHHSSPQIDQQSIPTLHNKAVTPLQSANSPFVAPSPSTSMAPSPMPGDSEKMNSGISSISNAGNGMLHPTTVVSMPNQSLAIGTPGISASPLLAEFPSPDVTHGVAPTIVSRNSNVVEQPVERLIKVAKSISPKALSASVSDISSVVSMVDRIAGSAPGNGSRAAVGEDLVAMTKCRLQARNFFTQDGPSGAKKMRRYTSAMPCNVVSSSGSVNNDNLRHLNGNESDGESTGASNVKRPRTEANHALEEELRDINQRLIDTVVYISEDDVDPTAVAAASEGGEGTIVKCSFSAVALSPNLKSQYASAQISPIQPLRLLVPNTYPNCSPILLDKFPAEVSKEYEDLSIKAKSRFSISLRSLSQPMSLEHIARTWDNCARAVISEFAQKSGGGTFSSKYGTWDDCRSAA; from the exons ATGGACAGCAACAGTTGGCGGTCAGCGCAAGGGCAGGTTCCGATGCCCGGTCAGGTCATCGGCGGCGAAGCAGTGCCCGCCGCCGGTATGGAAGGCGGCGATTGGAGGAGTCAGCTGCAGCAGGATTCCAGACAGAGGATTGTAAACAAGAT AATGGAGACTTTGAAAAGACATCTTCCTTTCTCTGGACAAGAGGGACTGCAGGAACTCAAGAAAATAGCCATCAGATTTgaggaaaaaatatatactgcAGCAACTAGCCAG TCGgattatttaagaaaaatatcttTGAAGATGTTGACAATGGAGAACAAATCCCAGAATCCTATGGCGAATTCTCTTCAGTCTAATGCTGCAAGTAATAGCAAAAATCCTCAAGATCCTG CTTCTCAAAGCATGCAGTCCCAAATGCAAAATCAGGTCCAGCAACTACCAATTCCAATGGTTTCTAATCAATCCCGGCAACAGATTTTATCCCAAAATATCCAGAATAACATCCCATCAACTGGAGTGCCGAATTCTGCTGGTTTGACACCTTCAATGCCCTCTGTTGGCGGCATGTCCCAGGGTACCATGCCCAATGTTTCTGTTCAGAATCCTAACATGCAAAACATGTCTAGTGTAACTCCGAATGCAGTAGGGAATTCAATGGGGCAAGGTGTGCCTGCTAATATGTATGCAAGCTCCCAGAGACAGATTATGGGTAGACAGCAGCAGGTTGTTTCACAGGATGGCCAACAGCAGTCTCAGAATTCACAGCAATATCTTTACAATCAGCAGCTGcaacaacaaattttgaaGCAGAAATATGGGCAGGGAGGTTTGCAACAATCTATGGTGCAGTCTCAGTTGCAGCAGCAACAGAACCTATTGCAGCCAAATCAGCTGCAATCCTCTCAGCCAGCTGTTATGCAATCTTCTTTGAGGCAAACATCAGCGTCATCGACACTTCAAAATCAACAGACATCTCTTCAGCAATCAAGTCAATCTATGCTTCAACAGCAACCACAACCAGTCCTCAGacaacagcagcagcaacaacCACAACAACCTCCCGTCATGCATCAGCAGCAAAGTTCTATGTCACAGCACCCAATGCTCTCGAgtcagcagcagcagcagcagcaacagcAACAGCAACAGCAGCCTAGTACCCAACAGCCAAGTCCTGCAAACATGCAACAAAATCAGATGATTGCCCAACAGAATAACATGATTGACACACAGCATCAGCAAAGAATCATGACTCAGCAGAACAACATCTCCAACATGCAGCAGCATCAGTCTatcaatcaacaaaataaCCTTCCAAACATGCATCAACAGCAGTCAAGTGGTCAGCAGAATAACCTCCCAAATATGCATCAACAACAATCAGGTGGTCAGGCAAATCTTTCTGGTTTCCAACAGCAGCAAATGGGTGGAATCCAACATGTTAACTCCAGCTTGCAATCAAATCAGCAACCTGTCCATATTCTACAACAATCTAAGCTTGCAGCTCAGCAGCAAATGCAGCAGAACATGGCAAACATGCTGCCTAACCAAGCTCAACCATCCCAGTCGCAGCCAATGCAGCAGCAGTTGATGTCACAGATCCAGTCACAGCCAGGGCAGCTGCAACAGCAAATGGGTTTGCAGCAACCGTCAAATACATTACCGAGAGACATGCAACAGAGAATTCAATCATCTGGTCCCATGCTTCAACAGCAAGCTACAATTGATCAGCAGAAACAGTTGTTACAATCTTCGAGAGTCATGCCAGAGGTTCCATTGA ATTCCTCCTCACAGACTGGGAATGCAAATGGAGGGGAATGGCAAGAGGAAATTTATCAAAAG ATTAAATCCATGCATGAGCTGTATTACCCTGAACTCAATGACATGTACCAGAGAATGGCAGCCAAGCTGCAGCAG CATGATTCTCATCCTCAACAGCCTAAGAACGATCAACTTGACAAACTTAGATTTCTTAAGGTTATGTTAGAACGGCTAATTATGTTTCTGAGGACAAATAAGAATGACATTCAGGCCAATCTGAAGGAGAAGGTTGCTGGAGTTGAAAAACAGATTTTGAATCTTATTACCTCAAATAGGCCCAGGAAGCCTGGTTCTTCATTGCAAGGGCAGGTCACCCAGCCTCACATGCATGCCTTGCAACAACCTCAGCAACAACAGCCCCAAATGTCTCAAATGCACTCGAATGAAAGTCAAATGAATTCTCAGATGCAACCAATGAATATACAGGGTTCTATGATGCCTACACAGCAGAATAATATGACCAGTTTGCAGCATAATACCTTATCCTCTGGCTATGGTGTTTCAAATTCTCGTCAGAATATGCTGGATGGGCTGCCGCCTAGTTCAAATATTGATCCTGGGCAGGGAAATGTACTTAACCAGATGCAGCAACAAGGTTCCATGAACTCTCTACAACAAAATCCAGTGGGTGTCTCTCAACAGATGGCTAGCTCTATATCTTCACAAAATGGGCTGACATCACTCCAGTCAAATGTCAGTTCCTTGCAATCAAATTCCAATACTCTTCAGCCACAGCAAATAAAACAGGAGCAGCAAATGTTCTCATCCCAGCATCTAAAGCAGTTCCAGCAAAGGCAGATGCAGCAACAATATATGCCAAGGCAGCAGTTACTCCAGCAGCAGCAACAGCAACAGCAACAGCAacagcaacaacaacaaatctCTCAGCAGCAATTGGGACAGTTTCCTGGACAGCAAATGACGCAACTTAATCAAATGAATGACACAAATGATATGAAGACGAGACACCAGATGGGTGCAAAACCAGGAGTTCTTCAACAGCATAACTCTTCTGGACATCGAACTTCATATCATCACCAACAAATGAAGCCTGGAACACCTTTCTCCATGTCGTCGCAGAATGCTCTTCAGGCAACATCCCCGCAGATTGGTCATCATTCTTCTCCACAAATCGACCAGCAAAGTATCCCGACTTTGCATAACAAGGCTGTAACTCCACTGCAATCTGCAAACTCACCATTTGTTGCCCCATCTCCTTCGACTTCCATGGCTCCATCCCCGATGCCAGGCGACTCAGAGAAAATGAATTCTGGTATATCATCAATCTCAAATGCTGGAAATGGCATGCTTCATCCAACCACTGTAGTGTCAATGCCAAACCAGTCCCTTGCTATTGGAACTCCTGGGATATCTGCCTCACCTTTACTTGCAGAATTCCCCAGTCCTGATGTCACTCATGGAGTTGCACCAACCATTGTTTCCAGAAACTCTAATGTTGTGGAACAACCAGTTGAACGGTTAATCAAAGTG GCGAAGTCTATCTCTCCCAAAGCTTTGAGTGCCTCTGTTAGTGACATTAGCTCTGTAGTTAGTATGGTGGACAGAATTGCAGGATCTGCTCCGGGTAATGGATCACGTGCTGCAGTAGGTGAAGATTTAGTTGCTATGACTAAATGCCGCTTGCAGGCCAGAAATTTCTTCACTCAAGATGGGCCGAGTGGTGCCAAGAAAATGAGACGTTATACTAGTGCAATGCCATGTAATGTTGTTTCATCTAGTGGGAGTGTTAATAATGATAACCTCAGACATTTAAATGGTAATGAATCTGATGGAGAATCTACTGGAGCATCGAATGTCAAAAGACCTAGAACTGAG GCTAACCATGCACTTGAAGAAGAGTTGCGGGATATAAATCAAAGGCTTATAGACACTGTTGTCTATATCAGTGAAGATGATGTTGATCCAACAGCAGTTGCTGCTGCTTCTGAGGGTGGAGAAGGAACTATCGTGAAGTGCTCTTTCAGTGCTGTTGCTCTTAGCCCTAATCTAAAGTCACAATATGCTTCTGCACAAATA TCTCCAATTCAACCTCTAAGGTTGCTGGTCCCAAACACTTATCCAAATTGCTCTCCTATACTTCTGGACAAGTTTCCAGCTGAAGTCAG TAAGGAATATGAAGATCTCTCCATAAAGGCCAAATCTAGATTTAGCATCTCCCTGCGAAGCCTTTCACAGCCAATGTCACTCGAGCACATAGCCAGAACTTGGGATAATTGTGCTCGTGCTGTTATTTCTGAGTTCGCCCAGAAAAGTGGTGGTGGAACCTTCAGCTCAAAATACGGAACATGGGATGACTGCCGGAGTGCAGCCTGA